A portion of the Bulleidia sp. zg-1006 genome contains these proteins:
- a CDS encoding M15 family metallopeptidase encodes MNLLQKKYMAILLSSLVGISACSFLLLNMKSSSSKVPEVIHHGQAKDQSNIPTSESNSSIQKKTYSFNKLGSVSFYLSKKNPIPRDYKPSDLVKVNVQSLREEQLRREASDAVQTLFKAAKHDGYSLQLISAYRSYEYQQKLYKSYLKKSSKSDLDRIDNLPGKSEHQLGLAIDLGDESRKYLLKESFANTDLFKWLEKNSYKYGYILRYPNGKEDVTGYKFHPWSFRYVGKELALEIYKSGLTFDEFVQKK; translated from the coding sequence ATGAATTTACTGCAAAAGAAATACATGGCTATCCTTTTAAGTTCTTTAGTTGGTATTAGTGCTTGTTCATTTTTATTATTAAACATGAAATCAAGTTCATCTAAAGTTCCGGAGGTTATACATCATGGACAAGCAAAGGATCAATCAAATATTCCAACGTCTGAAAGCAATTCTTCTATACAAAAAAAGACCTATTCTTTTAATAAGTTAGGGTCTGTTAGTTTCTACTTAAGTAAAAAAAATCCTATTCCAAGGGATTATAAACCAAGTGATTTAGTGAAAGTAAATGTTCAATCCTTAAGAGAGGAACAGTTGAGAAGAGAAGCGAGTGATGCCGTACAAACATTATTTAAGGCGGCTAAACATGATGGTTATTCTTTACAACTAATTAGCGCTTATCGTTCTTATGAGTACCAGCAAAAGCTATACAAAAGCTACCTAAAAAAATCTAGTAAATCTGATTTGGATAGAATTGATAATTTACCGGGAAAATCCGAACACCAATTAGGATTAGCCATTGATTTAGGAGATGAAAGCAGAAAGTACCTATTAAAAGAAAGTTTTGCGAATACGGACTTGTTCAAATGGTTGGAAAAAAATTCGTATAAGTATGGCTATATCCTTCGGTATCCGAATGGAAAAGAAGATGTAACGGGTTATAAATTTCACCCATGGTCTTTTCGTTATGTTGGTAAAGAATTGGCTCTTGAGATTTATAAAAGTGGTTTAACTTTTGATGAATTTGTTCAGAAAAAGTAA
- a CDS encoding PTS sugar transporter subunit IIB, which produces MVKTIRLFCAAGMSTSLLVNKMKEAAQTAGKDYDIAAFSLNEFEQHAAEADVCLLGPQVRYALAKLQAEYPNYKIADIPMQMYGMMDGKGVISVAEKLMGE; this is translated from the coding sequence ATGGTAAAGACGATTCGATTATTTTGTGCGGCTGGCATGTCCACAAGCTTATTAGTGAATAAGATGAAGGAAGCTGCCCAAACAGCCGGTAAGGATTATGATATCGCTGCATTTTCATTAAACGAATTCGAACAGCATGCGGCTGAAGCGGATGTTTGCTTGTTAGGACCTCAAGTTCGTTATGCTTTGGCTAAATTACAAGCTGAATACCCAAATTACAAGATTGCGGATATTCCGATGCAGATGTATGGCATGATGGATGGTAAAGGTGTTATCAGTGTCGCTGAGAAGCTAATGGGTGAGTAG
- a CDS encoding aminoglycoside N(3)-acetyltransferase — translation MHDTELSEVLTKGKLISGLQMLGITGSQILEVHTKMSAFNYVIGGAKTIVDGLLELCQNGGTILMPTQVADNSEPSDWKNPPISPELWKTVRQEIPVFDSESSDTHYMGSVVLNFQHRKGVVSSGHPSYSYAAWGRYAKLLVNGQSMHFPLSEESPAARLYELKGYVLLMGVDFSSCTALHLAEYRADCRPVEIQGAMIETKDEHKWKEYLNLQLDSDDFVRVEQILRKKELLRETTICGCPVMLFSAVAAIDEATRYLENASVFDLYR, via the coding sequence ATGCATGATACCGAACTTTCTGAAGTATTAACAAAAGGAAAATTAATTTCCGGTTTACAAATGTTAGGAATTACGGGAAGCCAAATATTAGAAGTACATACCAAAATGTCTGCTTTTAATTATGTGATTGGTGGTGCGAAAACTATCGTGGATGGTCTTTTGGAGTTATGTCAAAATGGAGGAACGATTTTAATGCCAACACAAGTAGCGGACAATAGCGAGCCTAGTGATTGGAAAAATCCGCCAATTTCACCAGAACTTTGGAAAACAGTGCGCCAGGAAATTCCTGTCTTTGATTCGGAAAGTTCGGATACGCACTACATGGGTTCTGTTGTTTTGAATTTTCAGCATCGAAAAGGCGTGGTGAGTTCCGGCCATCCAAGTTATTCCTATGCGGCTTGGGGCAGATATGCGAAACTGTTGGTTAATGGTCAATCCATGCATTTTCCATTGAGTGAAGAAAGTCCAGCCGCTCGTCTTTATGAATTAAAAGGCTATGTGTTATTGATGGGAGTAGATTTTTCCAGCTGTACGGCTTTGCATTTAGCGGAATATCGTGCTGATTGTCGTCCGGTTGAAATTCAAGGGGCTATGATTGAAACGAAAGATGAACATAAATGGAAAGAATATTTAAATCTCCAATTAGATAGTGATGATTTTGTGAGGGTCGAACAAATCCTGCGAAAAAAAGAGCTACTACGAGAAACCACGATTTGTGGATGCCCAGTAATGCTTTTTTCAGCTGTAGCCGCCATCGATGAAGCGACACGTTATTTAGAAAATGCAAGTGTGTTTGACTTATACCGTTAG
- a CDS encoding GAF domain-containing protein: MIILQQTQSLLEEVDFLAATSNLTAYINQLLPNINWAGFYFVKNGELVLGPFQGKVACTHIPFEKGVCGKCYREKRLLNVPNVLAVQDHIACDSDSRSELCVPIMKDNECIGMIDIDAPIENRFTEEDEKKVSLIASLYEKAVQKHHWF; the protein is encoded by the coding sequence ATGATTATCTTGCAACAAACACAATCTCTTTTAGAAGAGGTAGACTTCTTAGCTGCAACGAGCAACTTGACAGCGTATATCAACCAATTACTTCCTAATATTAATTGGGCTGGTTTTTATTTCGTTAAAAATGGTGAATTGGTTTTGGGTCCATTTCAAGGTAAGGTGGCTTGCACTCATATCCCTTTTGAAAAAGGCGTTTGTGGGAAATGCTATCGTGAAAAAAGACTATTGAACGTTCCAAATGTGTTAGCAGTTCAAGATCACATCGCTTGTGACTCGGATTCACGAAGCGAACTCTGTGTTCCTATTATGAAGGACAACGAATGTATTGGCATGATTGATATTGATGCACCCATTGAAAATCGCTTTACAGAAGAAGATGAAAAAAAGGTGTCCTTGATTGCTTCCTTATATGAGAAAGCCGTTCAAAAACACCATTGGTTCTAA
- a CDS encoding DUF402 domain-containing protein: MNPKVKDTVYVQSFKHDGSLHRTWCKAFVLEADEEKIVAVTDRAWVIESDGRKWITREPAVCFFYKKKWFNVISMIRHSGIYYYCNLASPSLYDGEAIKNVDYDLDVKLFPDRSYVILDEDEYREHGEEYVYSDDLKEVVEKSMTSLIGMMEREEEPFQKECINKYYQLYLNLKKEF, encoded by the coding sequence ATGAATCCAAAAGTAAAAGATACAGTCTATGTCCAATCTTTTAAACACGATGGTTCTTTACATAGAACTTGGTGTAAGGCTTTTGTTTTAGAGGCGGATGAAGAGAAAATAGTGGCAGTCACGGATCGAGCTTGGGTGATTGAATCAGATGGTCGCAAATGGATAACCAGAGAACCGGCGGTCTGTTTCTTTTATAAAAAGAAATGGTTTAATGTGATATCCATGATTCGCCATAGTGGTATTTATTACTATTGCAACTTAGCTTCCCCGAGTTTATATGATGGAGAGGCAATTAAGAATGTAGATTATGATTTAGATGTGAAATTATTTCCCGATCGAAGCTATGTGATATTAGATGAAGATGAATATCGAGAACATGGTGAGGAATATGTGTACTCTGATGATTTGAAGGAAGTTGTCGAGAAATCAATGACATCTTTAATTGGCATGATGGAACGGGAAGAAGAACCTTTTCAAAAAGAATGCATCAATAAGTACTATCAATTGTATTTGAATTTAAAAAAGGAATTCTGA